The following proteins come from a genomic window of Thermoproteus sp.:
- a CDS encoding NADPH-dependent 7-cyano-7-deazaguanine reductase has translation MALRLSKRPSRVKLKGRAEAVCPISKTVDEYIVEVEYVPREAALLIEEFQKILEGYRGVEILHEELAVDIAEKIRALISPLYVKVVVRSTYRGVDVEVTAEVGGQPTIYI, from the coding sequence GTGGCGTTGAGACTGTCCAAAAGGCCGTCTAGGGTGAAGCTCAAAGGCAGGGCCGAGGCCGTCTGCCCTATAAGCAAGACTGTCGACGAATATATAGTGGAGGTCGAATACGTGCCGAGGGAGGCGGCCCTGCTGATAGAGGAGTTTCAAAAGATCCTGGAGGGCTATAGAGGCGTCGAGATTCTCCACGAAGAGCTCGCCGTAGATATAGCCGAAAAGATAAGGGCGTTAATCTCGCCATTGTATGTGAAGGTGGTGGTGAGGTCGACCTATAGAGGTGTCGACGTCGAGGTCACTGCAGAAGTCGGCGGGCAACCCACAATCTATATTTAG